In Propionicimonas paludicola, a single window of DNA contains:
- a CDS encoding inositol monophosphatase family protein encodes MSDLLFEVADQLIMPRFGALDSSDISEKQPGDLVTVADREAEVELGRRLCEGDSDALIVGEEGVFSDPRCLDLLSRVAHAWVIDPIDGTRNFARGKPDFAVMLAETRFGETVRGWIWQPAHQKLYVAELGAGVTCNGEPLPTIPASPRTVPLGATYLPVPGEEWAEVKVIRSWGSCGIDYPKLITGAVDFLSYRSMFPWDHLAGALMLTELGGRIATDTGEEYGAGVIGRRLLAAATPQLWIATRDGLFGE; translated from the coding sequence GTGTCCGACCTCCTCTTTGAGGTGGCCGACCAGCTGATCATGCCGCGTTTCGGCGCCCTGGACAGCTCCGACATTTCCGAGAAGCAGCCCGGTGACCTGGTCACCGTGGCCGATCGTGAGGCCGAAGTCGAGCTTGGCCGTCGGCTCTGCGAGGGCGACTCGGACGCGTTGATCGTCGGCGAAGAGGGCGTCTTCAGCGACCCGCGCTGCTTGGACCTGCTCTCCCGGGTGGCGCATGCCTGGGTGATCGACCCGATCGACGGCACCCGCAACTTCGCCCGCGGCAAGCCCGACTTCGCCGTGATGCTGGCCGAGACCCGGTTCGGCGAGACCGTCCGGGGCTGGATCTGGCAGCCGGCTCATCAGAAGCTCTACGTGGCCGAGCTCGGTGCTGGGGTGACCTGCAACGGCGAGCCGCTGCCCACCATCCCGGCCTCGCCGCGGACGGTGCCGCTGGGCGCCACCTACCTGCCGGTGCCCGGAGAGGAATGGGCCGAGGTCAAGGTGATCCGCTCCTGGGGCTCCTGCGGGATCGACTACCCCAAGCTGATCACCGGCGCCGTGGACTTCCTCAGCTACCGCTCGATGTTCCCCTGGGACCATCTGGCCGGCGCCCTGATGCTCACCGAGCTGGGCGGACGGATCGCCACCGACACCGGCGAGGAGTACGGCGCCGGAGTGATCGGACGGCGGCTGCTGGCCGCGGCCACCCCGCAACTGTGGATCGCCACCAGGGACGGTCTGTTCGGCGAGTGA
- a CDS encoding DUF3097 domain-containing protein, producing the protein MRYSDDVLSPGWRHADKPKTVDVTVSVGMVVEEPTSGFCGAVVRWENGLVVLEDRKGARRSFEFGPGFWLDGRPVALRQPVATRPSAPTHTASGSRVGPSEPAKVAAASRIYVEGRHDAELVEKIWGDDLRHVGVVVEPLGGINDLPAIVTEFAPGPGRRLGVLVDHLVTGSKESRIVAEISSDFVLVTGHPFVDIWAAVRPQRLGLERWPDIPRDIEWKAGASVALRRTARNPAEIAATWAWILGRVRDWRDLDPALPREVERLIDFVTTDLG; encoded by the coding sequence GTGCGCTACTCCGACGACGTCCTTTCCCCCGGCTGGCGCCACGCCGACAAGCCGAAGACCGTCGACGTGACGGTGAGCGTGGGGATGGTGGTCGAGGAACCGACCTCCGGCTTCTGCGGCGCCGTGGTCCGCTGGGAGAACGGCCTGGTCGTGCTGGAGGACCGCAAGGGTGCCCGGCGCAGCTTCGAGTTCGGCCCCGGCTTCTGGCTGGACGGACGTCCGGTCGCGCTGCGACAGCCGGTGGCCACTCGTCCCAGTGCGCCGACCCACACCGCTTCCGGCTCCCGGGTCGGCCCGTCCGAACCGGCCAAGGTGGCCGCCGCCTCGCGGATCTACGTCGAGGGGCGCCACGACGCCGAACTCGTCGAAAAGATCTGGGGGGACGACCTGCGTCACGTCGGGGTGGTGGTCGAGCCGCTGGGCGGGATCAACGACCTGCCGGCCATCGTTACCGAGTTCGCCCCGGGGCCGGGACGGCGCCTGGGAGTGCTGGTCGATCACCTGGTCACCGGGTCCAAGGAGTCCCGGATCGTGGCTGAGATCTCGTCCGACTTCGTCCTGGTCACCGGACACCCGTTCGTCGACATCTGGGCCGCGGTGCGTCCGCAACGACTCGGGCTGGAGCGGTGGCCGGATATCCCGCGTGACATCGAGTGGAAGGCCGGCGCGAGTGTCGCGCTGCGCCGCACTGCGAGAAACCCGGCCGAGATCGCCGCGACCTGGGCCTGGATTCTGGGACGGGTCCGCGACTGGCGGGATCTGGATCCGGCCTTGCCACGCGAAGTTGAGCGGCTGATCGACTTCGTCACCACAGATCTGGGATGA
- a CDS encoding DUF5302 family protein: protein MTEQGNEDLKAQMLAALARKQGVVDGVQGQRHQKEKGPAERGRQGGGGMFRRKAGGGG from the coding sequence ATGACCGAGCAAGGCAATGAGGACCTGAAGGCCCAGATGCTGGCTGCGCTGGCTCGCAAGCAGGGCGTGGTCGACGGAGTGCAGGGCCAGCGTCACCAGAAGGAGAAGGGCCCCGCCGAGCGCGGACGCCAGGGCGGTGGCGGCATGTTCCGGCGCAAGGCCGGAGGCGGCGGCTAG